The following proteins are encoded in a genomic region of Aptenodytes patagonicus chromosome 13, bAptPat1.pri.cur, whole genome shotgun sequence:
- the PMS2 gene encoding mismatch repair endonuclease PMS2 isoform X2: MTERRRSLWEGDPEEAAARPAGVPMEAAVPCLQPAKAIKAIDRKSVHRICSGQVVLNLGTAVKELVENSLDAGATNIDIKLKDHGAELIEVSDNGGGVEEENFEGLTLKHYTSKIQDFSDLIHVETFGFRGEALSSLCALSDVTIFTCHKSAKVGTRLVFDHNGKITQKIPFPRQQGTTVNIQQLFYTLPVRHKEFQRNIKKEYAKMVQVLQAYCIVSKGVRINCTNQVGQGKKSSVVSTTGSPSLKENIGAVFGQKQLQSLMPFVQLPPNEAVCEEYGLNATDMLQNLYSVTGFISRCDHGVGRSTTDRQFFFINQRPCDPAKVVKLVNEVYHLYNKHQYPFVVLNICVDSECVDINVTPDKRQILLQEEKLLLAILKTSLTEMFGSDVNKLNVNQKLLDIAGNLKKTLPEETEKPQVEMLPDSETENPSGEGKRIMTLARLRESFSLHQTTESNFQSPKKVKQQHSSPRQMSLDTTLSTVKTQKTALSKESESCHKMDSKMSIPSRYLRKLEGNADSGFCSTSESDAGCSTPEAGSRVSSECVINPPEEEFWSSEKQLQNERLKTAGCSEKSLECDVQVLGNGHKLNQVNDWTNQNKLSQEANSSSPRVKCFKSRSFKSEADDFKAGKCPEVKNTRNYMPSVDVLVEVKKKTVPLEFSMKALAEKVKKVIQQQQKSTETRNYRRFKAKISPGENKVAEDELRKEISKEMFAKMEIIGQFNLGFIIAKLNSDLFIIDQHATDEKYNFEMLQQHTVLQGQKLIVPQNLNLTAVNETVLIENLEIFRKNGFDFVINENAPVTQRVKLISLPTSKNWTFGPQDIDELIFMLSDCPGVMCRPSRVRQMFASRACRKSVMIGTALNVQEMRKLITHMGEIEHPWNCPHGRPTMRHINRDSFSEKE, encoded by the exons ATGACTGAGCGGAGGCGGAGCCTGTGGGAAGGGGATCCTGAGGAGGCTGCGGCGCGTCCCGCTGGGGTCCCGATGGAGGCGGCTGTGCCCTG CCTGCAGCCCGCCAAAGCCATCAAGGCCATCGACCGTAAGTCCGTTCATCGGATCTGTTCGGGACAGGTTGTGCTGAATCTTGGCACTGCCGTGAAGGAGTTGGTGGAAAACAGCCTGGACGCTGGAGCTACCAACATTG ATATAAAACTTAAAGATCACGGAGCAGAACTGATAGAGGTTTCAGATAACGGAGGTGGAGTGGAAGAGGAAAACTTTGAAGGCTTGA CTCTGAAACATTATACATCAAAGATACAAGATTTTTCTGATCTAATACACGTTGAAACATTTGGGTTTCGAGGTGAAGCTTTGAGTTCACTGTGTGCGTTAAG TGATGTTACCATTTTTACCTGTCATAAGTCTGCAAAGGTTGGGACTCGTTTGGTATTTGACCACAATGGTAAAATTACTCAGAAAATTCCTTTTCCACGACAACAAGGAACGACTGTTAACATACAACAGTTATTTTATACTTTGCCGGTGCGGCATAAGGAAtttcaaagaaacattaaaaag gaaTATGCAAAAATGGTCCAGGTATTGCAGGCATACTGTATTGTTTCAAAAGGAGTGCGGATTAACTGCACTAATCAAGTTGGCCAAGGGAAAAAGAGCTCTGTGGTATCCACTACTGGAAGTCCtagtttaaaggaaaacattggaGCAGTATTTGGGCAAAAACAG ttgcaGAGCCTCATGCCTTTTGTTCAGCTACCTCCTAATGAAGCTGTTTGTGAGGAATATGGACTCAATGCTACTGACATGCTACAAAATCTTTATAG tgttACAGGCTTCATTTCTCGTTGTGATCATGGTGTTGGAAGGAGTACAACAGACAGACAGTTTTTCTTTATCAACCAACGTCCATGTGATCCAGCAAAg GTTGTCAAGCTTGTGAATGAAGTTTATCACTTATACAATAAACATCAGTATCCATTTGTTGTCCTTAACATTTGTGTAGATTCTG agtGTGTTGACATCAATGTAACTCCAGACAAAAGGCAAATTTTACTTCAGGAGGAAAAGCTTTTATTAgcaattttaaaaacttctctgaCGGAGATGTTTGGTAGTGATGTTAACAAACTGAATGTAAATCAGAAACTTCTGGATATTGCAG GCAACTTGAAGAAGACGCTtcctgaagagacagaaaagcctCAGGTAGAAATGCTGCCTGACTCTGAGACTGAAAATCCAAGtggtgaaggaaaaagaataatgacTCTTGCCAGATTAAGGGAGTCGTTCTCTCTCCATCAAACAACAGAGAGTAATTTTCAAAGCCCTAAAAAGGTAAAACAGCAGCACAGCTCCCCTAGACAAATGTCACTTGATACCACTCTGAGTACTGTAAAGACTCAAAAGACTGCCTTGAGTAAGGAGTCTGAGAGTTGTCATAAGATGGACTCAAAGATGTCAATTCCAAGCAGATATTTGAGAAAATTAGAAGGTAATGCAGATTCTGGATTCTGTAGCACTTCTGAGTCAGATGCCGGATGTAGTACACCAGAAGCTGGGAGCCGCGTCAGTAGTGAATGTGTAATTAATCCTCCTGAAGAAGAATTCTGGAGCTCAGAAAAGCAACTTCAAAATGAACGTCTTAAAACTGCTGGATGTAGTGAGAAATCATTGGAATGTGATGTTCAGGTCTTGGGCAATGGACATAAGTTAAATCAAGTGAATGACTGGACTAATCAAAATAAGTTATCTCAAGAAGCCAATAGTTCTTCCCCAAgggtaaaatgttttaaaagcagaagctTTAAAAGTGAAGCAGATGACTTCAAGGCAGGTAAATGTCCTGAAGTGAAGAATACTAGGAACTATATGCCAAGTGTTGATGTACTGGTGGAGGTTAAAAAGAAAACCGTGCCACTTGAATTCTCGATGAAGGCTTTAgcagaaaaggtaaaaaaggtaatacagcaacaacagaaaagtaCAGAAACACGAAATTACAGAagatttaaagcaaaaattaGTCCTGGAGAAAATAAAGTAGCAGAAGATGAATTAAGAAAAGAGATCAG taaagaaatgtttgcaaaaatGGAAATCATTGGCCAGTTCAATTTAGGGTTTATAATAGCAAAGTTGAATTCTGATCTTTTCATAATTGACCAACATGCTACTGATGAGAAATACAACTTTGAGATGTTACAACAACACACTGTTCTTCAAGGTCAGAAGCTGATAGT gcCTCAAAATCTCAATTTAACAGCTGTAAATGAAACAGTATTGATTGAAAACctggaaatattcagaaaaaatggGTTTGATTTTGTCATAAATGAAAATG CTCCTGTAACTCAAAGAGTTAAATTGATATCATTGCCAACAAGCAAAAACTGGACTTTTGGTCCACAAGACATAGATGAGCTGATCTTCATGTTAAGCGACTGTCCTGGGGTCATGTGTAGGCCCTCCAGGGTCAGACAGATGTTTGCTTCTCGAGCTTGCAGAAAGTCT GTGATGATTGGAACTGCACTGAATGtgcaggaaatgagaaaactGATCACCCATATGGGCGAGATTGAGCACCCCTGGAACTGCCCCCATGGAAGGCCTACTATGAGACACATA aacagGGATTCCTTCtctgagaaagaatga
- the PMS2 gene encoding mismatch repair endonuclease PMS2 isoform X1 — MTERRRSLWEGDPEEAAARPAGVPMEAAVPCLQPAKAIKAIDRKSVHRICSGQVVLNLGTAVKELVENSLDAGATNIDIKLKDHGAELIEVSDNGGGVEEENFEGLTLKHYTSKIQDFSDLIHVETFGFRGEALSSLCALSDVTIFTCHKSAKVGTRLVFDHNGKITQKIPFPRQQGTTVNIQQLFYTLPVRHKEFQRNIKKEYAKMVQVLQAYCIVSKGVRINCTNQVGQGKKSSVVSTTGSPSLKENIGAVFGQKQLQSLMPFVQLPPNEAVCEEYGLNATDMLQNLYSVTGFISRCDHGVGRSTTDRQFFFINQRPCDPAKVVKLVNEVYHLYNKHQYPFVVLNICVDSECVDINVTPDKRQILLQEEKLLLAILKTSLTEMFGSDVNKLNVNQKLLDIAGNLKKTLPEETEKPQVEMLPDSETENPSGEGKRIMTLARLRESFSLHQTTESNFQSPKKVKQQHSSPRQMSLDTTLSTVKTQKTALSKESESCHKMDSKMSIPSRYLRKLEGNADSGFCSTSESDAGCSTPEAGSRVSSECVINPPEEEFWSSEKQLQNERLKTAGCSEKSLECDVQVLGNGHKLNQVNDWTNQNKLSQEANSSSPRVKCFKSRSFKSEADDFKAGKCPEVKNTRNYMPSVDVLVEVKKKTVPLEFSMKALAEKVKKVIQQQQKSTETRNYRRFKAKISPGENKVAEDELRKEISKEMFAKMEIIGQFNLGFIIAKLNSDLFIIDQHATDEKYNFEMLQQHTVLQGQKLIVPQNLNLTAVNETVLIENLEIFRKNGFDFVINENAPVTQRVKLISLPTSKNWTFGPQDIDELIFMLSDCPGVMCRPSRVRQMFASRACRKSVMIGTALNVQEMRKLITHMGEIEHPWNCPHGRPTMRHIVSLDLISPE, encoded by the exons ATGACTGAGCGGAGGCGGAGCCTGTGGGAAGGGGATCCTGAGGAGGCTGCGGCGCGTCCCGCTGGGGTCCCGATGGAGGCGGCTGTGCCCTG CCTGCAGCCCGCCAAAGCCATCAAGGCCATCGACCGTAAGTCCGTTCATCGGATCTGTTCGGGACAGGTTGTGCTGAATCTTGGCACTGCCGTGAAGGAGTTGGTGGAAAACAGCCTGGACGCTGGAGCTACCAACATTG ATATAAAACTTAAAGATCACGGAGCAGAACTGATAGAGGTTTCAGATAACGGAGGTGGAGTGGAAGAGGAAAACTTTGAAGGCTTGA CTCTGAAACATTATACATCAAAGATACAAGATTTTTCTGATCTAATACACGTTGAAACATTTGGGTTTCGAGGTGAAGCTTTGAGTTCACTGTGTGCGTTAAG TGATGTTACCATTTTTACCTGTCATAAGTCTGCAAAGGTTGGGACTCGTTTGGTATTTGACCACAATGGTAAAATTACTCAGAAAATTCCTTTTCCACGACAACAAGGAACGACTGTTAACATACAACAGTTATTTTATACTTTGCCGGTGCGGCATAAGGAAtttcaaagaaacattaaaaag gaaTATGCAAAAATGGTCCAGGTATTGCAGGCATACTGTATTGTTTCAAAAGGAGTGCGGATTAACTGCACTAATCAAGTTGGCCAAGGGAAAAAGAGCTCTGTGGTATCCACTACTGGAAGTCCtagtttaaaggaaaacattggaGCAGTATTTGGGCAAAAACAG ttgcaGAGCCTCATGCCTTTTGTTCAGCTACCTCCTAATGAAGCTGTTTGTGAGGAATATGGACTCAATGCTACTGACATGCTACAAAATCTTTATAG tgttACAGGCTTCATTTCTCGTTGTGATCATGGTGTTGGAAGGAGTACAACAGACAGACAGTTTTTCTTTATCAACCAACGTCCATGTGATCCAGCAAAg GTTGTCAAGCTTGTGAATGAAGTTTATCACTTATACAATAAACATCAGTATCCATTTGTTGTCCTTAACATTTGTGTAGATTCTG agtGTGTTGACATCAATGTAACTCCAGACAAAAGGCAAATTTTACTTCAGGAGGAAAAGCTTTTATTAgcaattttaaaaacttctctgaCGGAGATGTTTGGTAGTGATGTTAACAAACTGAATGTAAATCAGAAACTTCTGGATATTGCAG GCAACTTGAAGAAGACGCTtcctgaagagacagaaaagcctCAGGTAGAAATGCTGCCTGACTCTGAGACTGAAAATCCAAGtggtgaaggaaaaagaataatgacTCTTGCCAGATTAAGGGAGTCGTTCTCTCTCCATCAAACAACAGAGAGTAATTTTCAAAGCCCTAAAAAGGTAAAACAGCAGCACAGCTCCCCTAGACAAATGTCACTTGATACCACTCTGAGTACTGTAAAGACTCAAAAGACTGCCTTGAGTAAGGAGTCTGAGAGTTGTCATAAGATGGACTCAAAGATGTCAATTCCAAGCAGATATTTGAGAAAATTAGAAGGTAATGCAGATTCTGGATTCTGTAGCACTTCTGAGTCAGATGCCGGATGTAGTACACCAGAAGCTGGGAGCCGCGTCAGTAGTGAATGTGTAATTAATCCTCCTGAAGAAGAATTCTGGAGCTCAGAAAAGCAACTTCAAAATGAACGTCTTAAAACTGCTGGATGTAGTGAGAAATCATTGGAATGTGATGTTCAGGTCTTGGGCAATGGACATAAGTTAAATCAAGTGAATGACTGGACTAATCAAAATAAGTTATCTCAAGAAGCCAATAGTTCTTCCCCAAgggtaaaatgttttaaaagcagaagctTTAAAAGTGAAGCAGATGACTTCAAGGCAGGTAAATGTCCTGAAGTGAAGAATACTAGGAACTATATGCCAAGTGTTGATGTACTGGTGGAGGTTAAAAAGAAAACCGTGCCACTTGAATTCTCGATGAAGGCTTTAgcagaaaaggtaaaaaaggtaatacagcaacaacagaaaagtaCAGAAACACGAAATTACAGAagatttaaagcaaaaattaGTCCTGGAGAAAATAAAGTAGCAGAAGATGAATTAAGAAAAGAGATCAG taaagaaatgtttgcaaaaatGGAAATCATTGGCCAGTTCAATTTAGGGTTTATAATAGCAAAGTTGAATTCTGATCTTTTCATAATTGACCAACATGCTACTGATGAGAAATACAACTTTGAGATGTTACAACAACACACTGTTCTTCAAGGTCAGAAGCTGATAGT gcCTCAAAATCTCAATTTAACAGCTGTAAATGAAACAGTATTGATTGAAAACctggaaatattcagaaaaaatggGTTTGATTTTGTCATAAATGAAAATG CTCCTGTAACTCAAAGAGTTAAATTGATATCATTGCCAACAAGCAAAAACTGGACTTTTGGTCCACAAGACATAGATGAGCTGATCTTCATGTTAAGCGACTGTCCTGGGGTCATGTGTAGGCCCTCCAGGGTCAGACAGATGTTTGCTTCTCGAGCTTGCAGAAAGTCT GTGATGATTGGAACTGCACTGAATGtgcaggaaatgagaaaactGATCACCCATATGGGCGAGATTGAGCACCCCTGGAACTGCCCCCATGGAAGGCCTACTATGAGACACATAGTCAGTTTAGACTTGATTTCACCAGAATAA
- the AIMP2 gene encoding aminoacyl tRNA synthase complex-interacting multifunctional protein 2 isoform X1, translating to MPMYKVRPFHGAGGVVLAEQLPACMYRLPNLHRRPSPAVSPPPQEEVDPSLQALESRQEEILKRLYELKSAVDGLSKMIQTPDADFDVTNIIQTDECSPLAANGADLDLMLGKDYGALKDIVINANPSLPPLSLLVLHSLLCERYKVLSAVHTHSSVKSVPENLLKCFGEQTKKQPRHEYQLGFTLIWKDVPKPQMKFSIQTMCPIEGEGNIARFLFSLFGQKYNAVTSTLIDSWVDTALFQLKEGSSKEKGAVLRSMNAALGKTSWLVGNELTIADIVAWCALQQTGSANAAPANVQKWMKACENLAPFSSVMKLLK from the exons ATGCCCATGTACAAGGTGAGGCCCTTCCACGGGGCGGGCGGGGTGGTGCTGGCGGAGCAGCTGCCCGCCTGCATGTACCGCCTGCCCAACCTGCACCGCCGCCCCTCGCCCGCCGTGTCGCCGCCGCCGCAG GAAGAGGTTGACCCGTCACTTCAAGCACTTGAATCCCGCCAGGAAGAGATTCTAAAACGCTTGTATGAACTGAAGAGTGCTGTCGATGGTCTCTCAAAGATGATACAAACCCCAGATGCTGACTTTGATGTAACTAATATCATTCAAACTGATGAATGTTCTCCTTTGGCAGCAAATGGAGCAGATTTAGATTTGATGCTTGGAAAG GATTATGGTGCCCTGAAAGATATCGTAATCAATGCAAATCCTTCTCTGCCTCCGCTGTCATTATTAGTACTACACAGTCTGCTTTGTGAACGCTATAAAGTATTATCAGCTGTTCACACGCATTCATCGGTGAAAAGTGTGCCAGAAAACCTCTTGAAATGCTTTGGAGAGCAGACTAAGAAGCAACCACGTCATGAATATCAGCTGGGCTTTACTCTTATTTGGAAGGATG ttcCAAAACCCCAGATGAAGTTTAGCATTCAAACAATGTGCCCTATTGAAGGAGAGGGGAACATCGCTagatttctcttttccctgtttGGCCAGAAGTACAATGCAGTTACTTCAACTCTGATTGACAGCTGGGTTGATACAGCCCTCTTCCAGCTAAAAGAAGGCAGCAGTAAGGAAAAAGGAGCAGTCTTGCGCTCTATGAATGCTGCCCTGGGCAAGACATCGTGGTTGGTGGGAAATGAACTCACCATAGCAGACATTGTTGCGTGGTGTGCGCTTCAGCAGACAGGTAGTGCAAATGCTGCCCCAGCCAATGTGCAAAAATGGATGAAGGCGTGTGAGAACTTGGCACCTTTCAGCTCTGTTATGAAGCTACTGAAGTAA
- the AIMP2 gene encoding aminoacyl tRNA synthase complex-interacting multifunctional protein 2 isoform X2, whose product MPMYKEEVDPSLQALESRQEEILKRLYELKSAVDGLSKMIQTPDADFDVTNIIQTDECSPLAANGADLDLMLGKDYGALKDIVINANPSLPPLSLLVLHSLLCERYKVLSAVHTHSSVKSVPENLLKCFGEQTKKQPRHEYQLGFTLIWKDVPKPQMKFSIQTMCPIEGEGNIARFLFSLFGQKYNAVTSTLIDSWVDTALFQLKEGSSKEKGAVLRSMNAALGKTSWLVGNELTIADIVAWCALQQTGSANAAPANVQKWMKACENLAPFSSVMKLLK is encoded by the exons ATGCCCATGTACAAG GAAGAGGTTGACCCGTCACTTCAAGCACTTGAATCCCGCCAGGAAGAGATTCTAAAACGCTTGTATGAACTGAAGAGTGCTGTCGATGGTCTCTCAAAGATGATACAAACCCCAGATGCTGACTTTGATGTAACTAATATCATTCAAACTGATGAATGTTCTCCTTTGGCAGCAAATGGAGCAGATTTAGATTTGATGCTTGGAAAG GATTATGGTGCCCTGAAAGATATCGTAATCAATGCAAATCCTTCTCTGCCTCCGCTGTCATTATTAGTACTACACAGTCTGCTTTGTGAACGCTATAAAGTATTATCAGCTGTTCACACGCATTCATCGGTGAAAAGTGTGCCAGAAAACCTCTTGAAATGCTTTGGAGAGCAGACTAAGAAGCAACCACGTCATGAATATCAGCTGGGCTTTACTCTTATTTGGAAGGATG ttcCAAAACCCCAGATGAAGTTTAGCATTCAAACAATGTGCCCTATTGAAGGAGAGGGGAACATCGCTagatttctcttttccctgtttGGCCAGAAGTACAATGCAGTTACTTCAACTCTGATTGACAGCTGGGTTGATACAGCCCTCTTCCAGCTAAAAGAAGGCAGCAGTAAGGAAAAAGGAGCAGTCTTGCGCTCTATGAATGCTGCCCTGGGCAAGACATCGTGGTTGGTGGGAAATGAACTCACCATAGCAGACATTGTTGCGTGGTGTGCGCTTCAGCAGACAGGTAGTGCAAATGCTGCCCCAGCCAATGTGCAAAAATGGATGAAGGCGTGTGAGAACTTGGCACCTTTCAGCTCTGTTATGAAGCTACTGAAGTAA